One genomic window of Cannabis sativa cultivar Pink pepper isolate KNU-18-1 chromosome 2, ASM2916894v1, whole genome shotgun sequence includes the following:
- the LOC115719432 gene encoding FRIGIDA-like protein 4a translates to MSTTIDKTSPEHQSSPDPNKPQIRKAFNFLKAHASAVASFTLQWQDLEDHLQSINNSIQSKFDEFQQLQNPQNTQLPKVEEFQPSSLKEHLNSTLQPLIDSKKTKLNAPKKQVKSDQSTPAKVDGNAIPVSDGKSLMVYLKKNLKEHESIRDDVRHALKGLKDSGKLVLDAIKGFYPPGMKTGVVDPELSAMRRSSVLLLEELINVRPLINSPVKEEASKLSTLWKTKMNLEMVNSMEIWGFLLLLNAYGLAGEYNKDEILNLVGTVVQRKQAPEMFRSLGFSDKASDFIQNLISQDKMIEAVRFIYTFELVDKFPPVPLLKAHLQEAKKVANSILGNSHNSLKLKDDAANKEIAAMRSVIRCIEDYKLESELSPENLKEQIESLRKLKRERAPPTHSALAAKAQQQQQQQQQQQQQQQSGQKRNFHDSKTQMKRQENRKKHPRSVPATGALSYPARAPTIVQLHHHSAGLYEGERADYLIQSDRMAVASNVSARAAAVQAMHHSAEGLFEGEGSEYYLPARMPSSGAAAPAANPSFGAASNIYSAEASRYQAGASYTGQGTEYSSRYYNLARSILDLHTNIPSGSHGLTNSPPVTQQQTNLAGGAYSLMSSNPETHHMSSAHYGLAGSGASSAHMNLPADIYGISVGASGRRTEQFGSTGAVQVTAGITSNVSPHSSLAYYPGDPPLRAVTYNDRPASSNSGYEIQSNRPYVFHL, encoded by the exons ATGTCAACCACCATTGACAAAACCTCGCCGGAGCATCAATCGTCGCCGGACCCTAACAAACCACAAATCCGCAAAGCTTTCAACTTTCTTAAGGCCCACGCCTCCGCTGTTGCCAGTTTCACCCTCCAATGGCAAGACCTCGAGGATCATCTCCAATCCATAAACAACTCAATCCAATCCAAATTTGACGAATTTCAACAATTGCAAAACCCCCAAAATACCCAATTGCCCAAAGTCGAGGAATTCCAACCTAGTTCACTCAAAGAACATTTGAACTCAACCCTTCAACCCCTAATTGATTCCAAAAAAACCAAGTTGAATGCTCCGAAAAAACAAGTCAAATCCGATCAATCGACGCCTGCGAAAGTGGATGGCAATGCGATTCCGGTGAGTGATGGGAAATCGTTGATGGTTTATCTGAAGAAGAATTTGAAAGAGCATGAATCGATACGTGATGATGTTAGACACGCGCTCAAGGGTTTAAAAGATTCTGGGAAACTAGTTTTGGATGCCATTAAAGGGTTTTATCCACCGGGAATGAAAACGGGAGTTGTTGATCCTGAGCTCAGTGCTATGAGGAGAAGTAGTGTGCTTTTGTTGGAGGAGTTGATAAATGTTAGACCTTTGATAAATAGTCCAGTTAAAGAAGAGGCTTCCAAACTTTCCACTCTTTGGAAGACGAAAATGAATCTTGAAATGGTGAATTCTATGGAGATTTGGGGGTTTCTGCTGCTTTTGAATGCCTATGGGTTGGCTGGGGAGTATAATAAGGATGAGATTTTGAATCTTGTTGGCACTGTTGTGCAGCGTAAGCAGGCTCCTGAGATGTTTCGATCTCTTGGTTTCTCTGATAAGGCCTCTG ATTTTATCCAAAATCTCATTTCTCAAGATAAGATGATTGAGGCTGTGAGATTCATTTATACATTTGAATTGGTTGACAAGTTCCCACCAGTTCCCCTTCTTAAGGCCCATTTGCAAGAGGCCAAGAAGGTTGCTAACTCTATTTTGGGAAACAGTCATAACTCTCTCAAACTGAAG GATGATGCCGCAAATAAAGAAATAGCTGCAATGAGAAGTGTAATAAGATGCATTGAAGATTATAAGCTAGAATCCGAATTATCTCCTGAAAATCTTAAAGAACAAATTGAGAGTCTGCGAAAgctaaagagagagagagcaccaCCAACACATTCTGCTCTTGCTGCCAAAGctcagcagcagcagcagcagcagcagcagcagcagcagcagcagcagagCGGACAGAAACGCAATTTCCATGATTCTAAAACCCAAATGAAAAGGCAGGAGAACAGAAAAAAGCATCCACGATCAGTTCCTGCTACTGGTGCTCTAAGCTATCCTGCTAGAGCACCAACCATAGTTCAGTTGCATCACCATTCAGCTGGCTTGTATGAAGGTGAAAGAGCAGATTACTTGATACAATCGGACAGAATGGCTGTAGCATCTAATGTCTCTGCTAGAGCAGCTGCAGTCCAAGCAATGCATCACAGCGCAGAAGGCTTGTTTGAGGGGGAAGGCTCAGAATACTATTTACCAGCTAGAATGCCTTCATCAGGGGCTGCTGCTCCTGCTGCAAATCCATCTTTTGGTGCTGCTTCAAACATTTACTCCGCTGAAGCATCTCGCTATCAGGCAGGAGCTTCATACACGGGCCAGGGGACTGAATACTCTTCCCGGTATTACAATTTGGCCCGTTCCATCCTTGATTTACATACAAACATACCATCTGGATCCCATGGTTTGACGAACTCACCCCCTGTGACCCAGCAGCAGACAAACTTGGCTGGTGGAGCCTATAGTTTGATGAGTTCTAACCCTGAGACTCATCATATGAGCTCTGCTCATTATGGATTAGCAGGCTCTGGAGCTAGTTCTGCACATATGAACTTGCCGGCAGACATTTATGGAATTAGTGTAGGCGCAAGTGGGAGGAGGACTGAGCAGTTCGGATCTACAGGAGCAGTTCAAGTAACTGCTGGCATCACTTCCAATGTAAGCCCACATAGTTCTCTGGCTTATTACCCTGGGGATCCTCCTCTACGGGCAGTTACTTACAATGACAGGCCAGCATCTTCCAACAGTGGTTATGAAATACAGTCTAATCGGCCATATGTGTTTCACCTTTAG